The Streptomyces sp. NBC_01268 genome window below encodes:
- a CDS encoding NADP-dependent oxidoreductase has protein sequence MSALPASSREWHLVSRPHGWPVPSDFALRETPVAEPAEGRVLVRNLHFSVDPYMRGRMNDVKSYVPPFKLDHPMDGGAVGEVVASNAEGFAVGDHVLHGLGWREYAEVPVQHATKVDPELAPLSTYLGVLGMTGLTAYAGLFDVASFKEGDAVFVSGAAGAVGSQVGQMAKLKGASRVIGSAGSDEKVKWLVEELGFDAAFNYKNGPVKDQLREAAPDGIDVYFDNVGGDHLEAAISSLNVHGRATICGMIAQYNDTEPVAGPRNMAMIIGKRLRLQGVLVGDHYGMQQQFVQEVGGWLRSGELKYGETFVEGIENGVDGFLGLLRGENTGKMIVSLTR, from the coding sequence ATGTCCGCACTGCCCGCGTCCAGCCGTGAGTGGCACCTCGTCTCCCGTCCGCACGGCTGGCCCGTGCCCTCGGACTTCGCCCTGCGCGAGACCCCGGTCGCCGAGCCCGCCGAGGGCCGCGTCCTCGTGCGCAACCTGCACTTCTCCGTCGACCCGTACATGCGCGGCCGCATGAACGACGTCAAGTCGTACGTTCCCCCGTTCAAGCTGGACCACCCCATGGACGGCGGCGCGGTCGGCGAGGTCGTCGCGTCCAACGCGGAGGGCTTCGCCGTCGGCGACCACGTGCTGCACGGCCTCGGCTGGCGCGAGTACGCCGAGGTGCCCGTCCAGCACGCCACCAAGGTCGACCCGGAGCTCGCCCCGCTCTCCACCTACCTCGGTGTGCTCGGCATGACCGGCCTCACCGCCTACGCTGGCCTCTTCGACGTGGCCTCCTTCAAGGAGGGCGACGCCGTCTTCGTCTCCGGCGCGGCCGGCGCCGTCGGCAGCCAGGTCGGCCAGATGGCGAAGCTCAAGGGCGCCTCCCGGGTCATCGGCTCGGCCGGCTCCGACGAGAAGGTCAAGTGGCTCGTCGAGGAGCTCGGCTTCGACGCCGCCTTCAACTACAAGAACGGCCCGGTCAAGGACCAGCTCCGCGAGGCCGCCCCGGACGGCATCGACGTCTACTTCGACAACGTCGGCGGCGACCACCTCGAAGCCGCGATCTCCTCGCTCAACGTGCACGGCCGCGCCACCATCTGCGGCATGATCGCGCAGTACAACGACACCGAGCCGGTCGCGGGCCCGCGCAACATGGCCATGATCATCGGCAAGCGGCTCCGCCTCCAGGGCGTCCTCGTCGGCGACCACTACGGGATGCAGCAGCAGTTCGTCCAGGAGGTCGGCGGCTGGCTGCGCTCCGGCGAGCTGAAGTACGGCGAGACCTTCGTCGAGGGCATCGAGAACGGCGTGGACGGCTTCCTGGGCCTGCTCCGCGGCGAGAACACCGGAAAGATGATCGTCTCGCTGACCCGTTAG
- a CDS encoding MarR family winged helix-turn-helix transcriptional regulator — protein sequence MPTTRTDPLTLEVVELIGTVVARYHDEYEEAAAQHALTGAQARVLGLLSLEPTPMRKIAEKLKCEPSNVTGIIDRLESRGLAERRPDPADRRVKVAAPTEEGRDVARRLRESLHFAREPLGELTEVERTLLRDLLKRMLGTA from the coding sequence ATGCCCACCACACGCACGGATCCCCTGACGCTGGAAGTCGTGGAGCTCATCGGCACGGTCGTGGCGCGCTACCACGACGAGTACGAGGAGGCCGCCGCCCAGCACGCCCTCACCGGCGCGCAGGCCCGCGTCCTCGGCCTGCTCTCGCTGGAGCCCACCCCCATGCGGAAGATCGCCGAGAAGCTCAAGTGCGAGCCGTCGAACGTGACGGGGATCATCGACCGCCTGGAGTCCCGCGGCCTCGCCGAGCGCCGCCCGGATCCCGCCGACCGCCGGGTCAAGGTGGCCGCCCCCACCGAGGAGGGCCGTGACGTCGCCCGCAGGCTGCGCGAGTCTCTGCACTTCGCCCGCGAGCCGCTCGGCGAGCTCACCGAGGTCGAGCGCACCCTGCTCCGCGACCTCCTGAAGCGCATGCTCGGCACGGCGTAG
- a CDS encoding SCO2400 family protein — protein sequence MDYCHQCRRHLNGALACAGCGIPVEELRYRAPHPNAAPAADFPPPAEPEFGYAFELDPLEPPRPGEGRAAARRSARGGGRGGKGARGAAGAKGGRRARSRRGRTVLVGTLGLVLAAGALSMAKLALEQPDGGGAATAVQEEEVVETSLDPDPLTPSESAARTEGPGTVEVPDSASPAPTGQASHGSGGSGGSGGPGAPGSGTGTGAGRGSGTGPGSGSGDGSGASPRASTGSPTPTVTPSGTASGPASPTASGPAPTPGEPSGTPSTSPSPTPTCTRFLWWCV from the coding sequence ATGGACTACTGCCACCAGTGCCGACGGCATCTCAACGGCGCCCTGGCCTGTGCCGGCTGCGGGATCCCCGTCGAGGAGCTGCGGTACCGCGCCCCCCACCCGAACGCCGCACCGGCGGCGGACTTCCCTCCGCCGGCCGAGCCGGAGTTCGGCTACGCCTTCGAGCTCGACCCCCTGGAGCCGCCGCGCCCCGGCGAGGGGCGCGCCGCCGCGCGCCGGAGCGCGCGTGGCGGAGGCAGGGGCGGAAAGGGCGCTCGGGGCGCCGCCGGAGCCAAGGGGGGCCGCCGGGCGCGCTCGCGGCGCGGGCGCACGGTCCTGGTCGGCACGCTCGGCCTGGTGCTCGCGGCCGGGGCGCTGAGCATGGCGAAGCTGGCCCTGGAACAGCCCGACGGGGGCGGTGCGGCCACCGCCGTCCAGGAGGAGGAGGTCGTCGAGACCTCGCTCGACCCCGATCCGCTCACCCCGTCGGAGAGCGCCGCGCGGACCGAGGGTCCCGGGACGGTCGAGGTGCCGGACTCCGCGAGTCCGGCGCCCACCGGGCAGGCTTCGCACGGCTCCGGCGGCTCGGGAGGTTCCGGTGGCCCCGGCGCGCCGGGCAGCGGTACGGGCACGGGGGCGGGGCGCGGATCCGGTACGGGGCCGGGCTCGGGCTCCGGGGACGGCTCCGGTGCCTCGCCGCGGGCGTCCACCGGCTCCCCGACCCCGACGGTCACGCCCTCCGGCACGGCCTCGGGCCCCGCTTCGCCCACGGCGAGCGGCCCCGCCCCGACGCCGGGCGAGCCGAGCGGCACGCCCAGCACCTCGCCGAGCCCGACCCCGACGTGCACGCGCTTCCTGTGGTGGTGCGTGTAG
- a CDS encoding rod shape-determining protein, whose product MTVSLEQLRRCHVAVDLGAARTRVFVKGAGLVVDEPSVAAVNTRTGALIAVGALAEKMTGRTPDYIRVVRPVSGGTVVDIEMAQRMLRHLLGDKLRRQLRRKPRLRAAACTPHDSDPLAQRAAVETLVGLGARRVELVDTLIAAAVGCGLPVEQPTATMIMVCGAATTQVAVLSLGAIVTAERVPVGGDAIDHAIIQHLRHQHELMLPSQSVRPLQVALHGNGLTLQGPTYTEIHGRDVATGLARSVTVDTAAVREAIQTPLTAVLDVIGKVLRDCPPDLVADLADRGIMMVGGSALLPGLDQMLREATGMPVHIAERPDICAVLGLGAMLEGKIQPLALAPLSESE is encoded by the coding sequence GTGACCGTCAGCCTTGAGCAGCTGCGCCGCTGCCATGTCGCCGTCGACCTGGGAGCAGCCCGCACCCGGGTCTTCGTCAAGGGCGCCGGACTCGTCGTCGACGAGCCGTCCGTCGCCGCCGTGAACACCCGCACCGGCGCGCTCATCGCCGTCGGCGCCCTCGCCGAGAAGATGACCGGCCGCACCCCCGACTACATCCGGGTGGTCCGCCCCGTCTCCGGCGGCACCGTCGTCGACATCGAGATGGCCCAGCGGATGCTCCGTCACCTGCTGGGCGACAAGCTCCGCCGCCAGCTGCGCCGCAAGCCCCGGCTGCGCGCCGCCGCCTGCACCCCGCACGACAGCGACCCGCTCGCCCAGCGCGCCGCCGTGGAGACCCTGGTCGGCCTGGGTGCCCGCCGGGTCGAACTGGTCGACACCCTGATCGCGGCGGCCGTGGGCTGCGGGCTCCCGGTGGAGCAGCCCACCGCGACCATGATCATGGTGTGCGGGGCGGCCACCACCCAGGTCGCCGTGCTCTCGCTCGGCGCGATCGTCACGGCCGAGCGCGTCCCGGTCGGCGGCGACGCCATCGACCACGCGATCATCCAGCACCTGCGTCACCAGCACGAGCTGATGCTGCCCAGCCAGTCGGTCCGTCCGCTGCAAGTCGCCCTGCACGGGAACGGCCTGACGCTCCAGGGCCCCACGTACACGGAGATCCACGGCCGGGACGTGGCCACCGGCCTCGCCCGTTCGGTGACCGTCGACACGGCCGCCGTCCGGGAGGCCATCCAGACCCCGCTGACCGCCGTCCTCGACGTCATCGGCAAGGTGCTCCGCGACTGCCCGCCCGACCTGGTGGCCGACCTGGCGGACCGCGGCATCATGATGGTCGGCGGCAGCGCCCTGCTGCCGGGCCTCGACCAGATGCTGCGCGAGGCCACCGGGATGCCGGTGCACATCGCCGAGCGGCCCGACATCTGCGCGGTACTCGGCCTGGGCGCGATGCTGGAGGGCAAGATCCAGCCGCTGGCGCTCGCCCCGCTGTCCGAAAGCGAATAG
- a CDS encoding GAF domain-containing sensor histidine kinase, with translation MDEHGDEHGNGPADEPDDASAPRLPMLLEAVLGVGNELELRATLQHLVETATQLTGARYGALGVVDPERRTVTDLYTSGITEEQRERIGRLPDGHTGLLGVLVRDARPMRLDDATADPRSAGVPEGHPGTNTFLGVPVRVHTEVFGNLYLTEKREGPFTEEDHSLLRVLASQAGIAIGNARLYETARQRERWIEGAAAVTTALLAGEPAENALMTVAERARLLADASAGVVLQPTEEGGMEIVAASTTDDPGDLVGTTIAPGSPVLVQLLGGEPVFVEDSATDPRMTTHVRSRFGPSMMLPLQSGGQLIGTLALPRRRGDRPYTAVDRLLAAQFASQAALALVLADAQHNRERLAVYEDRDRIARDLHDLVVQRLFATEMMLESTRRRADDSSDEDALLGRAVDELDSTIQEVRTTIFALQQPPADAPTSFRGRVLRETGGAAALLGFQPSVHFSGAVDTLAEETSADRLLAALRGALAAAHRRPGVGAVTVEVTADENGLRLRVEDDGTPPTTVTWP, from the coding sequence ATGGACGAGCACGGAGACGAGCACGGGAACGGCCCGGCCGACGAGCCCGACGACGCCTCCGCCCCCCGGCTCCCGATGCTCCTCGAAGCCGTCCTCGGCGTCGGCAACGAGCTCGAACTGCGGGCCACCCTCCAGCACCTCGTGGAGACCGCGACCCAGCTGACCGGGGCCCGCTACGGGGCGCTCGGGGTCGTCGACCCCGAGCGCCGGACCGTCACCGACCTGTACACCTCCGGCATCACGGAGGAGCAGCGGGAGCGGATCGGCCGGCTCCCCGACGGGCACACCGGACTGCTCGGCGTGCTCGTCCGGGACGCGCGGCCGATGCGGCTCGACGACGCGACCGCCGACCCGCGCTCCGCCGGCGTGCCCGAGGGCCACCCGGGCACGAACACCTTCCTCGGCGTGCCCGTCCGGGTGCACACCGAGGTGTTCGGCAACCTCTACCTCACCGAGAAGCGCGAGGGCCCCTTCACCGAGGAGGACCACAGCCTGCTGCGCGTCCTCGCCTCCCAGGCCGGCATCGCCATCGGCAACGCCCGGCTGTACGAGACGGCCCGGCAGCGCGAGCGGTGGATCGAGGGCGCCGCCGCCGTCACCACGGCGCTGCTCGCCGGCGAGCCGGCCGAGAACGCCCTGATGACCGTCGCCGAACGGGCCAGGCTGCTCGCCGACGCCTCCGCCGGCGTGGTGCTCCAGCCCACCGAGGAGGGCGGCATGGAGATCGTCGCCGCCTCCACCACCGACGACCCAGGCGACCTGGTCGGCACCACGATCGCCCCCGGCTCCCCCGTCCTGGTCCAGCTGCTCGGCGGCGAGCCCGTCTTCGTCGAGGACTCGGCGACCGACCCCCGGATGACCACCCACGTCCGCAGCCGCTTCGGGCCCTCGATGATGCTGCCGCTGCAGAGCGGCGGGCAGCTCATCGGCACCCTCGCCCTGCCCCGGCGGCGCGGCGACCGCCCGTACACGGCGGTGGACCGGCTGCTCGCCGCCCAGTTCGCCTCCCAGGCGGCCCTCGCCCTGGTCCTCGCCGACGCCCAGCACAACCGGGAGCGGCTCGCCGTCTACGAGGACCGCGACCGGATCGCCCGCGACCTGCACGACCTGGTCGTCCAGCGCCTCTTCGCCACCGAGATGATGCTGGAGTCGACCCGGCGCCGGGCGGACGACTCCTCCGACGAGGACGCGCTCCTGGGGCGCGCCGTCGACGAGCTGGACTCGACGATCCAGGAGGTCCGCACGACGATCTTCGCCCTCCAGCAGCCGCCGGCCGACGCGCCCACCTCGTTCCGCGGCCGGGTGCTGCGGGAGACCGGCGGCGCGGCGGCGCTGCTCGGCTTCCAGCCCTCCGTGCACTTCTCCGGCGCCGTCGACACCCTCGCCGAGGAGACCTCCGCCGACCGGCTGCTCGCCGCCCTGCGCGGCGCGCTCGCCGCCGCGCACCGCCGACCCGGCGTCGGGGCGGTGACGGTCGAGGTGACCGCGGACGAGAACGGGCTGCGGCTGCGCGTCGAGGACGACGGCACCCCGCCGACGACGGTGACCTGGCCCTGA
- a CDS encoding nitrate/nitrite transporter yields MATIGFTLTFWAWNLIAPLASWYGDRLALSSFQQSLLVAVPVLVGSLGRIPAGALTDRYGAKTMFPLASALTIVPVLLLTVVKDSYGLMLAVGFLLGLGGTTFAIGVPLVNSWFPPAKRGFALGVFGMGMGGVALSGYFTPRIARHGENLPFFVVAIALAVYAVLAAVLLSDRPDRPVPAASLAHRLGQAGRLRVTWELSALYAIGFGGIVAFGVYLPTYLKTWYELDPTDAGTKAAGFAAVTVVFRPFGGWLSDRVHPALVTAVALGVVALLAIVQAFDPPLNPGGTTALLIMAAGLGTASGSVFALVSQVTPQAQVGSVTGIVGAMGGLGGFVPPLVMGAIYSAKGSYSIGFMLLSDLALAGCVYAYGRMRNVRPEDDDPRPEVSKVAARRP; encoded by the coding sequence ATGGCGACCATCGGCTTCACACTCACCTTCTGGGCCTGGAACCTGATCGCCCCGCTCGCCAGCTGGTACGGCGACCGGCTCGCGCTCAGCTCCTTCCAGCAGTCCCTGCTCGTCGCCGTCCCCGTGCTCGTCGGCTCGCTGGGCCGGATCCCGGCGGGGGCGCTCACCGACCGGTACGGCGCGAAGACGATGTTCCCGCTGGCCTCGGCGCTCACCATCGTGCCCGTCCTGCTGCTGACCGTCGTCAAGGACTCGTACGGTCTGATGCTGGCCGTCGGCTTCCTGCTCGGCCTCGGCGGCACGACGTTCGCGATCGGCGTCCCGCTGGTCAACTCCTGGTTCCCGCCGGCCAAGCGCGGCTTCGCCCTCGGCGTCTTCGGCATGGGCATGGGCGGCGTGGCGCTGTCCGGCTACTTCACCCCGCGGATCGCCCGGCACGGCGAGAACCTGCCCTTCTTCGTGGTGGCGATCGCCCTCGCCGTCTATGCCGTGCTCGCCGCCGTGCTCCTCTCCGACCGTCCCGACCGGCCGGTGCCCGCCGCCTCCCTCGCCCACCGGCTCGGCCAGGCGGGCCGGCTGCGGGTCACCTGGGAGCTGTCGGCGCTGTACGCGATCGGCTTCGGCGGCATCGTCGCGTTCGGGGTCTACCTGCCGACGTACCTGAAGACCTGGTACGAGCTCGACCCGACCGACGCGGGCACCAAGGCCGCCGGATTCGCCGCGGTCACCGTCGTGTTCCGGCCGTTCGGCGGCTGGCTCTCGGACCGCGTGCACCCCGCGCTGGTGACGGCCGTCGCGCTCGGCGTCGTCGCGCTCCTGGCGATCGTGCAGGCCTTCGACCCGCCCCTGAACCCCGGCGGCACCACCGCCCTGCTCATCATGGCCGCCGGCCTCGGCACCGCGAGCGGCTCCGTCTTCGCCCTCGTCTCCCAGGTCACCCCACAGGCCCAGGTCGGCAGCGTCACCGGCATCGTCGGCGCGATGGGCGGCCTCGGCGGCTTCGTCCCCCCGCTGGTCATGGGCGCCATCTACAGCGCCAAGGGCTCCTACTCGATCGGCTTCATGCTCCTGTCCGACCTGGCCCTCGCCGGCTGCGTCTACGCCTACGGGCGGATGCGGAACGTCCGGCCCGAGGACGACGACCCGCGGCCCGAGGTGAGCAAGGTCGCAGCGCGCCGCCCCTGA
- a CDS encoding acyl-CoA synthetase has product MSALFPALKAGSDRPALRFGADPLTYEELARAAGALAVRIGGAGRVAVWATPTAETAVGVVAALLAGVPAVPVNPRIGARELAHILGDSAPGGVLAGAGDELPEGLTELPRIDVETRVPYFSPVSAVTAFGDGPDDPEAPALIVYTSGTTGPPKGVVLSRRAIAASLDALAEAWEWTAEDVLVHALPLFHVHGLILGVLGPLRRGGEVRHLGAFSVEGVAKELGDGGGTMLFGVPTMYHRIAEALPHDPALVRALTGARLLVSGSAALPLRDHERITAATGRTVVERYGMTETLMNTSVPVGPGPRPGSVGLPLRGVGLRLVEEDGSVLDAYDGETVGEIQVKGPNLFTAYLNRPDATAAAFADGGWFRTGDMAVREADGYVRIVGRKATDLIKSGGYKIGAGEIENALLDHPEVREAAVTGEPDPDLGERIVAWVVPADPARPPAPDALAAHVTALLAPHKRPREVRYLAALPRNDMGKILKKALPGTPDA; this is encoded by the coding sequence ATGAGCGCCCTGTTCCCCGCCCTGAAGGCCGGATCCGACCGGCCCGCCCTGCGCTTCGGCGCGGACCCGCTGACGTACGAGGAGCTGGCGCGCGCCGCCGGGGCCCTGGCGGTACGGATCGGGGGCGCCGGCCGCGTCGCCGTCTGGGCCACGCCCACCGCGGAGACCGCCGTCGGCGTGGTCGCCGCCCTCCTCGCCGGTGTGCCGGCCGTCCCCGTCAACCCGCGGATCGGCGCGCGCGAGCTGGCGCACATCCTCGGCGACAGCGCGCCCGGCGGGGTGCTCGCGGGCGCCGGGGACGAGCTGCCGGAGGGACTCACGGAACTGCCCCGGATCGACGTGGAGACACGGGTCCCGTACTTCAGCCCCGTCAGCGCCGTCACCGCCTTCGGCGACGGACCCGACGACCCCGAGGCCCCCGCCCTGATCGTCTACACCTCCGGCACGACCGGCCCGCCCAAGGGCGTCGTGCTCTCCCGGCGGGCGATCGCCGCCTCCCTCGACGCCCTGGCGGAGGCCTGGGAGTGGACCGCCGAGGACGTGCTCGTGCACGCCCTGCCGCTGTTCCACGTGCACGGGCTGATCCTCGGGGTCCTCGGCCCGCTGCGGCGCGGCGGCGAGGTGCGCCACCTGGGAGCCTTCTCCGTCGAGGGGGTCGCGAAGGAGCTCGGCGACGGCGGCGGCACGATGCTGTTCGGCGTGCCCACCATGTACCACCGGATCGCGGAGGCGCTCCCCCACGACCCCGCGCTGGTCCGGGCGCTGACCGGCGCCCGGCTCCTGGTCTCCGGCTCGGCGGCGCTGCCGCTGCGCGACCACGAGCGGATCACGGCGGCGACCGGCCGGACGGTGGTCGAGCGCTACGGCATGACCGAGACCCTCATGAACACCTCCGTCCCCGTCGGCCCCGGCCCGCGCCCCGGCTCGGTCGGACTGCCGCTGCGCGGGGTCGGGCTGCGCCTGGTGGAGGAGGACGGCTCGGTCCTCGACGCGTACGACGGCGAGACCGTCGGCGAGATCCAGGTCAAGGGCCCGAACCTGTTCACCGCCTACCTCAACCGCCCGGACGCCACGGCGGCGGCCTTCGCCGACGGCGGCTGGTTCCGCACCGGGGACATGGCGGTGCGGGAGGCCGACGGGTACGTCCGGATCGTCGGCCGCAAGGCGACCGACCTCATCAAGAGCGGCGGCTACAAGATCGGCGCGGGCGAGATCGAGAACGCCCTGCTCGACCACCCCGAGGTCCGCGAGGCGGCCGTCACCGGTGAACCCGACCCCGACCTCGGCGAGCGGATCGTGGCCTGGGTGGTCCCCGCCGACCCGGCCCGGCCCCCCGCGCCCGACGCCTTGGCCGCCCACGTCACCGCCCTCCTCGCCCCGCACAAGCGGCCCCGCGAGGTCCGCTACCTGGCGGCGCTGCCCCGCAACGACATGGGCAAGATCCTCAAGAAGGCGCTGCCGGGGACGCCCGATGCCTGA
- a CDS encoding carboxyl transferase domain-containing protein → MPERLSAREAVALVAEEFTPDTAPPPPQPPDGPVAWSGYDASRARAAGRTGADESVLYGTATVGGRPCVLVVFEFGFLGGSLGRAAGDRLVAAYRTAAERRLPLVSLVATGGSRMQEGMVALAQLQRVAAAAVRLRAAGVAHVTVLRDPSTGGGWATVGAGADVVLALPTAQVAFAGSRVRPADADPAAYTAEGQYAHGHVDALVPPERLRETVALWLRLLGPDATPGDSEPPVAAPPPYALGPLGPPASGWDAVRRARAAERPRAGAYLARYFEVRATIRGDRAGGVDPGVECGFGVHEGRVVAYAAQDGGATRPAGFRTVARLVRLAGRLGVPVLTLIDTPGAANDADAERAGAGPAIADAFTALAEARTPVTSLLVGEGGSGGALALAAPGNTWAAPGGYFSVIAPELAAQILKRPPDRVPETADQLRLRPQDLVELGVVRGIVGADPRRDG, encoded by the coding sequence ATGCCTGAGCGGCTCTCCGCGCGGGAGGCCGTGGCCCTGGTCGCGGAGGAGTTCACGCCCGACACCGCTCCCCCGCCCCCGCAGCCGCCCGACGGGCCGGTCGCCTGGAGCGGCTACGACGCCTCGCGCGCCCGGGCCGCCGGGCGCACCGGCGCCGACGAGTCCGTCCTGTACGGCACGGCGACCGTCGGCGGCCGGCCCTGCGTGCTGGTCGTCTTCGAGTTCGGCTTCCTCGGCGGCTCGCTCGGGCGGGCGGCCGGGGACCGGCTGGTCGCCGCGTACCGGACGGCGGCCGAGCGGCGCCTGCCGCTGGTCTCGCTCGTCGCCACCGGCGGCAGCCGCATGCAGGAGGGCATGGTCGCCCTCGCCCAGCTGCAGCGCGTGGCCGCCGCGGCCGTCCGGCTCCGGGCCGCGGGCGTGGCCCATGTGACCGTGCTGCGCGACCCGTCGACCGGCGGCGGCTGGGCCACGGTCGGGGCGGGCGCCGACGTCGTCCTGGCCCTGCCCACCGCGCAGGTCGCCTTCGCCGGCTCCCGGGTGCGCCCGGCGGACGCCGACCCGGCCGCTTACACGGCGGAGGGGCAGTACGCCCATGGCCACGTCGACGCGCTCGTCCCGCCCGAGCGGCTGCGGGAGACCGTCGCGCTGTGGCTGCGGCTGCTCGGCCCGGACGCCACGCCCGGCGACTCGGAACCGCCGGTGGCCGCTCCCCCGCCGTACGCCCTCGGTCCGCTCGGCCCGCCGGCCTCCGGCTGGGACGCGGTGCGGCGGGCCCGGGCCGCGGAGCGGCCGCGCGCCGGGGCGTACCTGGCCCGGTACTTCGAGGTGCGGGCGACGATCCGCGGCGACCGGGCCGGGGGTGTCGACCCGGGCGTGGAGTGCGGTTTCGGCGTGCACGAGGGGCGGGTCGTCGCGTACGCGGCGCAGGACGGCGGGGCGACCCGGCCGGCCGGGTTCCGGACCGTGGCGCGGCTGGTGCGGCTCGCGGGGCGGCTCGGCGTCCCCGTCCTCACCCTGATCGACACGCCCGGCGCCGCCAACGACGCCGACGCGGAACGGGCGGGCGCGGGCCCGGCCATCGCGGACGCCTTCACGGCCCTCGCGGAGGCCCGCACCCCCGTCACCTCGCTCCTCGTCGGCGAGGGCGGATCGGGAGGCGCGCTGGCGCTCGCGGCCCCCGGCAACACCTGGGCCGCGCCCGGCGGCTACTTCTCCGTCATCGCCCCCGAGCTCGCCGCGCAGATCCTGAAGCGCCCGCCGGACCGCGTCCCCGAGACGGCGGACCAGCTGCGGCTGCGCCCCCAGGACCTGGTGGAGCTCGGCGTGGTGCGGGGAATCGTCGGAGCGGATCCCCGGCGGGACGGCTGA